ACGGATTTTATTCTTCTGTGTAGAATATCAACATTTTACTGTGGTTTTTCTTTCTATTGACCCTTCAAGTTAATAATGTATTGATGATACATTATTACTAGATTTTATGTGGTTTAAATTCAGTCCCCCCTAATTAATTACCACTGATCTGGTACCTGGACACCCTCAAGATTAATTTTGCTACTAAATTATTTTGAACCCGATTCCACTGTGACAGAATACTCCTCCCGTGATGTTACGTAACAATTTGCTTATGATAAAAACATGCTATTTGATGTTTTTGAGTCATTTGATTAACCTTATTCTTTAATTATTCAGTATGGCTAGCACTAATGCAACTATAGAAAGACCTTGGGGAGTGTAGCATGTTTATTTTAGCCATCATCCTGACAGATCTGTGTTTATAAACAATGCATGTAATTTATGCAGTTCATTAGCTGCAATCTTCCATGTTTTTGAACTTCTTCCTCAGAGCTGAGACCGGCAGACATCCTGACGACACCTTCGTTAGTGAAGCCCAAGAAAGATTATTCCCGTACTCCCGGTCAAGTCTACTCCCTGATTAGCTCCCTTGGCCTTGTGAGTACTTGTGTTTTAGGtgtgaatataaataaaaccttGTAACAAACCGTGTATATATTATGGCATGCTGTCGTTAATCATCAAATATTTTAAGTCTTTGGTAACAGCATGTATATATGATCtaccttttttattattattttaaagaacACGCCAGGGATGGAGGCCAATTGTCGCAGGACCTCCTTTGGCATGTCCAGCCCCATGTCTTGTGGTAAGACACAGCAGTTCAGGAGGTCCTTCTACTCACCTGTGTTGAAGAAAGCACCTCTGGACTCCCCAGCTTGCTCAGCCCGGACACAGCACGGCTCCCGTGAGTGCTGACGTCCGGATCATAGTCTGGTTTTAGGCATTGGGGTGGGGGAACTAATTCTCAAATCAAGCTGGTACCTGGGCCTTGGACATCAGCTGTGAATGGTTGCCTGGGAAATTCCTGGGTTCCCTGCCCTCTTGCAGCAGGGCAGAGTCCTTCACGGCAACTTCTCAACAAACCGAAAAAACCGAAGTGTCGGCATTAAAGCTTTAGGTCAGACATGGTCTTGTGTTTTGGTTTCTCTTTCAGGTGTGTTTAGTCCAGCCATTCTGGCTAAGAGTCTGACTCCACGGCTTCTAAAGTCTAGGAAGCGGTTTGGGACGTCGAGTGCCAGCAGTCAATCCTGCCTCTTCCCATCCACCACGGATTCAGAGGCCTGCGTCAGCCCACTGTGGGAGAATGAGCAGGTTGGTGCTATTGCGTGCATGCTGGGAATTTGAGTTCTCCTGTGTGAGATGCATCCTTTGTCAAATTTAGGTGTGTTTAGTTAATTTGTCACTTTAGTATTTTTACAGAGGTGGACTTTTCAGGTCTAAAAAGTAAAAAACTAGACCAGTAcgcaactggttggctgaaacaaaatcttggactgtgtttttactttctggacctgaaatgtccacctctgattTTATGAAATTAGTGTTTGAACTAGtactgtcaaaattaacacattaattattgtgattaatttaacataattaatgtgttaatgtgaTTAATGTCATGGCACAGTGTATTATGGGGCAGCCATAAAAACCATTTAAATGGTTGCAAGAGACACTTATTTTTGTACTGTTGTTATCCTTGTGATTATTCTACATTTAATTTGGTGAttgatttttacatttaaatatgcatcatagcaAGTTTTTGTCTTAAGAAGAAAAGTTTTTAATTGCAATTTATTCATTGCATAATGTGCgattgacagccctaatttgAACTCATTCACATTTTAgaaatttgttttgctttcctTCATAAAGATTAGATAAATATAATACATTTAGAAGGCCTTTTAAATAAACTATCCCTGACTAATACTGAATAAATCAACACGACAAGTTGGTGAAATATTGAGGGAGTGGTGATGTTTTTGAAGGAAATCAAGGATGTGGAGAACCTGCTGGAGAGTGATGTATTTGACAAAGGTGGCAGATCGGCGATCGTGACCAGTTTGCTGGGAAGGAGGATGGCCAGTGACTTTCACAGGCCGGGTCGAGATCCAGCCCTCTGTGCTCTGGACAACATTGACATGAATTTGTGTCAAAGGGGACAGCCGACACCTGTGTCTCCAAAACCGGAAAACAGTGCCAAGCTGGAGCCTTTGGCGGCAAGGAAGCTGTCGTCATTAGTGAAACTGATAGGCGAGAGAGCTTCTCCCACAGCCAGGGAAAAAGGAACGCTGGGAGTCCTGGAGAAAGCCGTGGGCAAAGCGTCCATGAAAAGAGGGTTCGAGCAGTTGGAAAAGAGTCCTGATCAGTACGAGGCACGAGCTAAGAAGAGCGACGACTCATACAAGCGCTGTTTTCAGATCCCGAAGAGCAGCAGCTTCAGCACCGGCCTGACAGCGGTGTTTGCCACCGTTCAGGTCAGCGCGTCTCCAGCGGATGTGGAGTCAAAGCAGTCTGGACCAGCTTTCATGGTGAAGAACCTGTTGCACGAGCTGGACGGGCCGTGCGAGGGTGGTGGTTGCAGCACCGGCGGTGAAGTGACTGCGGACTCCAGTTTTACATTCATTGAGAATGATCGTGAGGACATGGGTCCAATAAGGAATTTGAGCCTAGACTCTGATGACTCCCTTCAGGACATGTCCATCATTCCTGACAACGCGCAAGTCGCGGAGCTGGATGGCGCGAAGGAGTTGTCTGAGCAGGCTGAGGAGAAGGATATCTTTTTGAGCTTGCAGGACTGCTGCACCTCATCAGGGGTGGTGACCCCCAGGCAGCATAGAGAAGAGCGGTCCAGGGATCTCCTGCCTGTGGAATCCAGCAACTCTTCACCATTCCTCAAACCCCGGAATGTGGTGGCCTTCAGGAGCTACTGCAGCGCCATCGACCGGTCCACCGCATCAGGCTGCTCGCGCCGGAGCATGGGCTCTGTCGACATGATGGACGTCTCCAGTTCTGCCTCCTTCTATAGCTTCCCTGCGGCGGTAACCCCGGTACAAAAGAGACGGGGCCCCAGTTCCCGCAGCTCGCCGTACCAGGTGGGAGGCCAATTTCCAGAAGTTTCTGTACTCTCCAGTACTTcaatgtgaatgtgtgtctttccATGGATCAATACAAGGTTTTTTATGTTGGGGGGGTTTATTAGACGCCACAGCAGACGACCAGTCACACCCCTTTTAGGACCCCAAAGAGTGTCCGCAGAGGGCCTGAACCTGTAGAGGGGGGCCCGCTCCTAGGGACCCCTGACTATCTGGCCCCGGAGCTACTTTTGGGAAAACCTCACGGTAAGTGGAAGGGAGCTTCCTTTAGCCCTGTTCCAGACTCAGATCAAAACATGCTGCCATTGTATACCTTGCAGGGGTGAGTTTGCTGTTTCTGGGGTCCCACTGAAAACATCACTTCAGTGTTCCCTGCCAGCCCCTAGTGTAGTCACTATTTGTGGCCCCATGCAAATGTATGgcttgagtggtggtaaacagcACCACTGCCTgcttgtactgtatgtgttgtTTGGCTTGTTTCGTTTTGTGGGAGGCCCTGCGAGAAGTTTGATACTTCTCCTCTCTAAGTTTCAGGGTCCAGTCACGGTAAGTACGCAGCTATCAGGTTTGGTTGCTCAGTGCATGTTTGAGACTTCTCTTGCTGCAGGACGTTTTGCCTTTCTGCATTTTCTGTTTAatctacacccccccccaccaccatatTATGGGTCATGCTGGGTCCGCAGCCACCTTCAGGTGTGGCCAGTAACACCTTAAAACCCTCATCCCTTAGGGTGCTGTCACAGGCGATTGGACCCATTTAACTCCAAGGCAGTCGATTCACTTCCGAGTGAATCGTTCATTCGTTCATTTCGTTTTAATCTCCTAAAATCTGCTTGAGGAAACTTTTCAGTGCTCTAAGATGCAAACTAGTGTGGCAAtgcttaataataatgaataacagTATTCAAATAATGCAAAATTACCTTAATTAAACTAATTTGTAGCTTTAAGCACACTCGGCTCAATGTGATGTTAACGTATATGTATCAATGTGAATTTGTGTAGATTTTTAACCAATTTCCataagattattattttttttgtaattggcGGGGAGGCCTGAACAAATTGAGGATGACAAATTCAAACATTTTTGCTGCCATTGTTTCAGACTTCATGGTGGACTGGTGGGCCCTAGGAGTGTGCCTATTCGAATTCCTTACCGGGGTGCCCCCATTCAATGACGAAACTCCACAGCTGGTGTTCCAGAACATTCTTAACAGGGGTGGGTTTCCCCTTTTTCTTATCTCTGACTATGGCGTCCTGTTGGTGTAGATGACAACCTGTCTATTGGGGAATTTATACAGTTAACAAAGATGTCAGCTTATTCGGTGTGTATTTTTCATGGATTCCGATCATTAAATGCCATCTAAGACATTCCCTGGCCGGATGGTGACGAGGCGCTGTCACAGAACTCGAGGAGCGCCATAGAAAGTCTCCTGACGACAGACGTCACCAAACGGGCCGGCCTTAAAGGTGACCACGCCTCCTTCAGATAAAAAGCTCCTTGACATTGGTCTCTAAACCTTACCATGCGGTCAGATGTGTTGAGAGCTCTGATTGGATGTTTGTGAGCTTAATAATAACTTTTGTTCCAGAGCTGAAACAGCACACACTGTTGAAAGGCCTGGACTGGGACAACCTGCCGAACCAGCCCATGCCGTTTATACCTCAGCCGGACGACGAAACAGACACCTCTTACTTCGAGGCAAGGAACAACGCACAGCATCTGTTCATGTCCGAGTTTAGCCTGTAGGGGAAGCCACCCCTGCTCACCACCTGCCCTCCTTGTTTGGGGGCTgttggggggcggggcggggggcagCTCAATGGAATGTGTTGAGTCAGTTAGGATATATCTGTACCTATAGTTTAAATCactaaatatgcaaaaatacaGAATGAAGGTATTCATCAACGCTCAGGAATCACTGCTGCTCCTCTGTTATGAAAAGATGCTCGCTCTACACTAGGGATGCCTGAGACTGACCCAGGTCTATGCAAGCTAGGCAGGTCACTAAGTGGTTGGTTTTGTCTAAAACTCTTAAATCATTAACTATTTCTGTGGGTCTTCATTATGCATGTTCGGTCTGTTGGTTGCTTcatgttttaaacattttgtggGGTTTATGGCTTAGCCCGTGCTGATGTGGTTTTAGACTGATTTATCGCTGGTCAGGCATGCGGCTTCTTTTGAAGCAATaatgtcttttatttattttctcttaatTTTATTGTAACACATGGCTGCTGCGTCTTTATAAATTCACTGTAAGCCTCTTAATGGCATAATTCAGTTCTCATTTTATTGCAGAAAACGAATAAAAGGTATGTAGCATTTAGGAACCAGTTTTTCCCACATTTAACGAAAACAGCATCTAACCAGACTCACTGAGTACTTGGAAGTGAATGTTATGAAATCCGATAAAAAATATCCAGCATCCCCCTGCAACTCATATAGGAATTATTGCGAATTATAAGTAAAcaaatgtaaaatcagacatcTAGGACATCTGGTTAACTGAAAGCGAGGGATGCGTGTGGCATGTTCTGGTGTAATGGCCCCTGAAGATGAAGCTCAAGGAAATGAATGGAAAACTAGCTGACAAACCCCCATTCCCACCGAACAGACTGGTGCATGGAGCACCATTCTTCATGGAGAGGTGTCAACAGGCTCGGACCTGAGAGGCTATTGGCTGAGCTGTTAGGACACCTAGGCGCTACAGTTCACTGATTCCAATCACAGTGGGTTGTGTAGCCCTGCTGCCCATCATTACTAATTCATTAATTGGCTGATTTTCTCCAATAAGGAATCACAGTGCACAGATGATTGGTTAAGTAATCACTTTTGTATTTGACACACTTTACTCACTTGTTAGATTTCCAGTCTTGGGAGAAAATGGCCAACTTCCCTTGATGACTAATACTGACCACATaatactttgtgtgtgtgatacagatTTATTGGGTgcctgctattttttttttccatgtgcaTACCATTATCAGAATTCcatattaatgttttatttatgtattttaggattttttttttaaatgaaaggtGAATTGTGACTGATGGACAAAAAGGCTCTCAGTTGAAGCGTAATGAACAAACGTACATAGAGCAGTAATTTTATAAACTGCTTTTTCTTGATATTCGGCCTTGTAGTACATTCATGTTGTAAATTGTGTGTGAAGTTGGTATTTTCTAACCTGTCATTTTAAAACGTGTTTAACCCTGCTGTTCAAATTTATTAAAACCTTTAATTAAAACTTTTGAATTATAAAAGGTGCTACTGATAGGTTTTTGATTATAACCAAAGCTCTGCGTATCCTAACTAAATAGTTGCCCGATTAGGtaatacatatactgtacaggaATTTTAAAGACGAGCGCTACTGCAATACAACTATAATGATCAGAAGCCATTTGTTTCCTGCAGGCAAAAAAAAGGTAGAAAATTACCAGGTGGTTCAAGGAAATTTTATTCATGCTTCAGGCTGCACTAATCTCATGCTAGCCGCCCCTTTCtgaaggcagagagagagagagagagggagggagagatgtAGTTCATTTCAACAGAAACGCACTACAAGCATCACTTAAAGGGAGGCTTTAAATCGATACATCTCCACTGCCAATGCAAATCTTATATTACACAAGTATAAATGCTCATACTCTGCTAAGTCAACAGTAAAGTGCAATGAAAATATTGCACCTTGTTTTAGAATCAACTGTACAGCTATTAACAGTAATTAACGCtaaaagaaaaattatgttTTAAATCTAAAACAGTATTAAAGACACTGCAGAATCGTATTGCCCGTTAGGTTCAATCTGCCACAGCCGTTTTACCCACTGCTGTTTTTTGGGGGGATTTTACAAGTTTCTTAAATCAGTATTTAAGAAATGGACTTTAACTGAAAAGTACTGGGAGAACAAAAACGACATACTGTTGTCGTCTACCTCATAAAGCATCCCCCATATCCTGCCCCAGATTCATCACATCTTAGCAGAAATAAGTCCAGTAGTACATCTGCTATTAGGATGATAGCGATCATCCAGATATCACCCAAAACAAACTGGTTTAAAGAACGATTCAAAAACCGTTCAGCCTGAAACCAATGACTGACCACAGAGGTCCTCTCACATCCCCCTCCACATACAGACATTTCCCCATTTTAATTCTCTCCAGCCCAAAGCCGTACCGGCCCACAGAGCCTCCTCCCCACCCATAATAAATAGACACCGATCGGATCGAATGTACCAGCTTATCGAGACAAGCCCCACTTCGCATTTAACTGCAGAAATGTTGGTACGTTAGCAGCAATGTCAGCGAAACTTCAATAAAATGCTGCATTTTGTTCCCGGCGCAGCTCGTACCCACGACCATacagcagctgctgcaggacCATAATGCCCTTTTAacgttttaacattttttttttttttaaatccctttttttGCATGCTTTAAAAAAAGTTGGAAATCAAAATTAGGGCCATTATTCTGTTAATGTTGCTGTGATCAAACCATGGAAACCAAACATCTCTACTTCCAATCTGTCAACTACCATCTCAAAGAAGGAAAATTAAAAGATGTAACCAACTACCTCTACTTCTGTTTACAAAAGCTTGCGTGATTATGATTCGCAATTCCGTACATTCCCGTTTTTTCCCCACCCCATTGTAGGAGGATCTGTTTTTAGTTTATCTAGGTGCTAAAGTAGTCGACATGTTACTCATAGTGTGGTCATTTTAGTGCAAAAGCTAAGGTTAGACGAGTGATGAAGCGGTGACCAGCTACGCCTCGCAGGGAAAAGACGACCCTGAAGCTTTCATCCCGGGACGGGTCCTTCCTAGGCGATGGGCGGGACATGTGCTCAGTTCATTCTTCTGCAAGGAAGAAGAAACAAATTAAACAGAGGTGTACGGCTCTCTGTCCATGTccagaaggtcgccagttcaaatcgTAGCCAGCAAGGCCCATACCCGCCCCCCCAGTTGCTCCTTGGATCATCCCTGCTTTCACAACtgcacaaaagtgtctgctaaaccAACATAACGCAATTATTCTTCACAGGAAGCATGTCAACAACCCATCTAACCACCTTTCCTCCATATCACTTCAGGTGgtgcctatcccaggatgcccTGGGAGTAAAGCAGAGGTTCCCACTGACCCTGAGGGGCAACTCAGATGCCAGTTCACATAGCTACCCGACACTATTTGTTCACCTCTACAAACCCTGATAAATGGCCCACCCTGTCCTCTTAATGtgcttttattattatgtttcttttttactGGGGTGTGGTCTCCAGCCCcaagtcccccctcccccaccttggTGGACCGGGTCATGCAGGCGTGCCGCCACACTCACCGTCTCCTCCGCTGCATGTAGAGACGCATCAGCCACTGTGCCAGAAAAGGCCAGAGCACGGCAAAGGCCACCGTCGCCGGGGAAACGTCAAAGGGCCACCATGACGGCTTCTGCAAGGCATCACTGCAGTGACGCGTTTGTTCGGTACTTATTGGTAAACGGAAGGCAGAAGTACTGCTAGAAGCTTAATGTCATCATTGACAGTCTGGACATGACAAGTCTTTCAAACCTATTTAAATCCGTTAAAATCATACTTGCCTACCTTATTTGCAGGTGGTGATGGATAATTTGGTTGAAATGCTAATGACCTTGCCTTTGGAACAAAGGAAAAAATAAGGTGATATCTAGACATAAAACACAATATTCAAAAACTGCACTGTCTTAGTAGTTATATAAAGAGGTATAAAAAGTAGAATCGAGTTCTACTTACACATTGAATACATTCAATTGAAAGAGGAATTATCCTAaagatcaattaaaaaaaactcatgAAATCCTATCACAAGCACATTCTTATTAAGATGTACAATGGCATTCTGGACCACTTGACAATACATAGTCTTAGACTATAAAATATACTATAAACTAATGTATTGCTTGGCTGTATGACTCAAACAGTAACACTTTTCACATTCACATAAATCTGAAGAAATGCAGGGCAAGTGCCTTTTCTCAGATGATACTAGAGCCCCTCTTGGGACTTGATCCAACAACCTTCCAAATAAGTCCTTAATTGCTATGCCACCCCCTGCCCTCACCTGAGTGGCGGTGAGGGCCTCCAGCGTGTGCAGCCGCTGCAGCACGCTCTGCATGTCCTCCTGGAGCCGCGCCAGGGCCGTAACAATCTGCTCGTTCAGGCTGCCGGCGGCCCCACCCTCGGGTCCCCAGCGCTCGCCGTCCCCGCCGCCACCGAGCAGTCCCCCGCGGCCCCCTTCGCCAGGCAGCCTGGAGCCTAGCGGAGAGGAGCCACCACGTCAGATGCAGATGCTACACTGAAGCTTTAACTGCTAAGGAAGTCGACCGGAGGCTTACTCTTTCCTCTCCTGCTGAGCGAGGTGTCCATTTGGCCTGCGCTCAGCCTCTCCCTGGGGGGCCCGCCCCACTGGGCACCCCCGTCCTCGCCGCCATGCTGGACCCCATGTCGGTCAGGGCCCCGCTGCAGGTCGCCCTTCCCTGGCCAGTCTCCCAGGGCTTCGGGCTCTTCTAGGGTGCTGCTTGTTACCGCAGAATGGCTAAGGGCGATTTCAGAGCCCTGAGGAGACAAGCGGCAGCCCCCAGGTTACAAACGAGATCTGTTCCCTAAGTCTGACTAAGTCAAACTTGTATGCAAGTCGGAACAGGTGCAGTACATATGGTTCATATTTAGTGTCAGTTAATCAAATGTTTGTCTCAGTATATAGTAAATATTTTACCCTTCTATGCATATAAAACACTTAATCATAATATAGTgcaaaataatacagtaatagtGCAGGTAACGACATATAGCACTGTACCTTGAGCATATTGTAATATGTCTTAGGTTGTGTAACTGCTCAAACTGTGTGAGTATGGGTTGTTAGTAAATCGGACATTCTTAAACCAAGGATGGCGACTGCCTTGTACTCTACTAATAATCCCCCCTGCTTGTGCATGACCTACCTCCTCGAGACCAAATTGATCCATCGAGTCACAGTACACCTCGCTGTCAGAGTCACTGGCCAGATGATGGTGGCTTGATACATCCTCATTGTGATCTGGAGATAAAACCAAGGAGATGAGAACTTGAAATGAAGTAGAAGCCACCGGCACTGGGAATCAGAGTCCATCTCGTTAGTCATTAATACCCCCTACTGGTATCAAGAAACAGAAGGTAACGAGGCATCATACATACCGCTGAGGTGGCCGTTGAGCTCGCTGCCGCGTTCCTTGACCTGGGAGGCTGGGGTGCTGTGGGCGAGCTCCTCCTCTGATTCCAGATCACCGTTGAGGTCAGACCTGGAGCCGTGTGTGCCGTTGGTCAGGGACAGCACTTCCTGTTCCATGCTGCCGTTGGGGATCAAGGGGTCGACTGATTGCCCGTTCTGCCTCACAGTCTCGGCTTCCTTCTCTGGTAATTAATGTAAACACAATAGCTGGTTAAATGCAGGTATTGGTTATCATTACTCAATATATGAATGCACAAGCTTACCAGCCACCGACTGCTCCGCCTTGGTGTTCCTGCTCTCCAGTTCGGCGCAGTCCCCGTGGTTCTGCAACGTGCCATTCATCGCCAGGCTCTTCACTATGCTTTTGGCGACGCTTTTTGGTGCTGGTGATGCCAGCATGTTCCCAAAACCTGAGAACAAGCCATCATACAAAAATTGGCCTAATTTTCCATAATATATGTATAGGAATTAATAGGatatatgtatttaatatgAACACACAAGAAAAACTCTCAATCTCTGAATAAAGCAACAGGGTTGTAACAATTACAAAATTAAttagacactcctcacttaacgaccAA
This window of the Paramormyrops kingsleyae isolate MSU_618 chromosome 1, PKINGS_0.4, whole genome shotgun sequence genome carries:
- the mastl gene encoding serine/threonine-protein kinase greatwall, which produces MEGEEKADDGYPPCSVSTLPVSKPPSIEDFVVIKPISRGAFGKVYLARKKGNSTLYAIKVVKKADMVDKNMTDQMKAERDALALSKSPFIVHLFYSLQTATKVYLVMEYLIGGDVKSLLHIYGYFDEDMSVKYISEVALALDYLHRHKIIHRDLKPDNMLVSNEGHIKLTDFGLSKVKLDRELRPADILTTPSLVKPKKDYSRTPGQVYSLISSLGLNTPGMEANCRRTSFGMSSPMSCGKTQQFRRSFYSPVLKKAPLDSPACSARTQHGSRVFSPAILAKSLTPRLLKSRKRFGTSSASSQSCLFPSTTDSEACVSPLWENEQEIKDVENLLESDVFDKGGRSAIVTSLLGRRMASDFHRPGRDPALCALDNIDMNLCQRGQPTPVSPKPENSAKLEPLAARKLSSLVKLIGERASPTAREKGTLGVLEKAVGKASMKRGFEQLEKSPDQYEARAKKSDDSYKRCFQIPKSSSFSTGLTAVFATVQVSASPADVESKQSGPAFMVKNLLHELDGPCEGGGCSTGGEVTADSSFTFIENDREDMGPIRNLSLDSDDSLQDMSIIPDNAQVAELDGAKELSEQAEEKDIFLSLQDCCTSSGVVTPRQHREERSRDLLPVESSNSSPFLKPRNVVAFRSYCSAIDRSTASGCSRRSMGSVDMMDVSSSASFYSFPAAVTPVQKRRGPSSRSSPYQTPQQTTSHTPFRTPKSVRRGPEPVEGGPLLGTPDYLAPELLLGKPHDFMVDWWALGVCLFEFLTGVPPFNDETPQLVFQNILNRDIPWPDGDEALSQNSRSAIESLLTTDVTKRAGLKELKQHTLLKGLDWDNLPNQPMPFIPQPDDETDTSYFEARNNAQHLFMSEFSL
- the acbd5a gene encoding acyl-CoA-binding domain-containing protein 5A, whose amino-acid sequence is MADDKPIQERRFNAAVKVIQSLPPNGSFQPSNEMMLKFYSYYKQATRGPCDIPRPGFWDPVGKVKWDAWNSLGEMPREEAMVAYVDELKLILESMPVTNEVEELLQVLGPFYEIVDEKKKISQVSDLTTGFGNMLASPAPKSVAKSIVKSLAMNGTLQNHGDCAELESRNTKAEQSVAEKEAETVRQNGQSVDPLIPNGSMEQEVLSLTNGTHGSRSDLNGDLESEEELAHSTPASQVKERGSELNGHLSDHNEDVSSHHHLASDSDSEVYCDSMDQFGLEEGSEIALSHSAVTSSTLEEPEALGDWPGKGDLQRGPDRHGVQHGGEDGGAQWGGPPRERLSAGQMDTSLSRRGKSSRLPGEGGRGGLLGGGGDGERWGPEGGAAGSLNEQIVTALARLQEDMQSVLQRLHTLEALTATQARSLAFQPNYPSPPANKKPSWWPFDVSPATVAFAVLWPFLAQWLMRLYMQRRRRRMN